One part of the Rutidosis leptorrhynchoides isolate AG116_Rl617_1_P2 chromosome 1, CSIRO_AGI_Rlap_v1, whole genome shotgun sequence genome encodes these proteins:
- the LOC139875452 gene encoding exocyst complex component SEC15B: MNSSKTRRKVVAASTENGDSGDKLDQLLLSSAISNGEDLSPFIRKTFATGKPETLLHHLRHFCRSKESEIEEVCKIHYQDFIMAVDDLRSLLSGVELLKSSISNSNHQLQSVAGPLLTSLDSFIEARNKCQNITLAIESLQICIRLMEICSRVNFHLSKNNFYMALKCIDSIERDFLNKTPSSTLRRMLEKNIPAIRAHIERKISKEFGDWLVEIRTVSRNLGQVAIGQASAGRQREEELRIRQRQAEEQSRLSVRDTVYALEYDDDDDCVSSEGSDVNGSGNGSLGFDLTALYRSYHIHQTLGLEDAFKKYYFENRKLQLTSDFQVSSMTPFLESHQTFFAQIAGFFIVEDRVLRTGGGLINKMEVETLWDIAVSKMCSVLEDQFSRMRTANHLLLIKDYVSLLGVTLRRYGYSVDALLDVLNKHRDKYHELLLSDCRKQIAEALAADKFEQMWMNKEYEYSMNVLSFQIQTSDIVPAFPYIAPFSSTVPDCCRIVRSFIEDSVSFMSNGGQLDFYDVVKKYLDRLLTEVLDDALQKLIGSSISGVNQAMVVAANMTIFERACDFFFRHAAKLSGIPLRMVERSRPKFPLTKARDAAEEMLSSLLKKKVDGFMTLIENVNWNIDDPPQTENEYVNEVIIFLETLLSTAQQILPGQVLKRVLQDVLTHISETIVNFLAGDSVKRFSLNAVMGIDVDIKLLESFAENQASLVSEEEVVHLKKALVEARQLVNLLLSNNPENFLNPVIRERSYNALDYRKVGIISEKLKDPSERLFGTFGSRGAKQNPKKKSLDSLIKRLKDVN, from the coding sequence ATGAACTCATCCAAAACTCGCCGGAAAGTCGTCGCCGCTTCGACGGAGAACGGCGACTCCGGCGACAAACTCGACCAACTTCTTCTCTCCTCCGCTATCTCCAACGGCGAAGACCTATCACCATTCATCCGCAAAACATTCGCAACTGGCAAACCAGAAACTTTACTTCACCATCTCCGTCACTTCTGCAGATCTAAAGAATCAGAAATCGAAGAAGTATGCAAAATCCACTACCAAGACTTCATCATGGCCGTCGATGACCTCCGATCACTTCTCTCCGGCGTCGAATTACTCAAATCTTCAATCTCAAATTCAAATCATCAGTTACAATCCGTCGCCGGTCCGTTACTCACGTCTCTCGATTCGTTTATTGAAGCTAGAAATAAATGTCAGAACATAACCCTAGCGATCGAGTCACTTCAGATTTGTATAAGGTTAATGGAGATTTGTTCACGTGTTAATTTTCATTTATCGAAGAATAATTTTTATATGGCGTTGAAATGTATTGACTCAATTGAACGTGATTTTCTGAATAAAACGCCGTCGTCTACGTTACGGAGGATGCTTGAAAAGAATATACCTGCGATCCGTGCGCATATTGAACGGAAGATTAGTAAGGAGTTTGGTGATTGGCTTGTTGAGATCCGTACAGTTAGTCGGAACTTAGGGCAAGTTGCTATTGGCCAAGCCTCTGCTGGTAGACAGAGAGAAGAAGAGCTTCGAATCAGGCAACGGCAAGCTGAGGAACAGAGCCGGTTGAGCGTTCGCGATACAGTTTATGCACtcgaatatgatgatgatgatgattgtgtaaGTAGCGAAGGTAGTGATGTTAATGGTAGCGGTAATGGTAGTCTAGGATTTGATTTGACTGCATTGTATAGATCCTATCATATACATCAGACTTTAGGGCTAGAAGACGCCTTTAAGAAATACTATTTCGAAAATCGGAAGCTTCAGTTGACTTCTGACTTTCAGGTGTCGTCAATGACGCCGTTTTTAGAATCTCATCAGACGTTTTTCGCTCAGATAGCCGGGTTTTTTATTGTTGAAGATAGGGTTTTAAGGACTGGTGGGGGGTTGATAAATAAAATGGAAGTAGAAACCTTATGGGATATTGCAGTTAGTAAGATGTGTTCGGTGTTAGAAGATCAGTTCTCTAGGATGCGAACGGCTAACCATTTGTTACTGATTAAGGATTATGTGAGTTTGCTTGGTGTTACTTTAAGAAGGTATGGCTACTCGGTTGATGCGTTGCTTGATGTGTTGAATAAGCATAGGGATAAATACCATGAGCTGTTGTTATCAGATTGTCGGAAACAAATAGCCGAAGCACTCGCTGCTGATAAGTTTGAACAGATGTGGATGAATAAGGAGTATGAGTATTCTATGAATGTGCTATCTTTTCAGATTCAAACTTCTGATATTGTACCGGCGTTTCCTTATATTGCTCCATTTTCGTCTACTGTGCCCGATTGTTGTCGCATTGTAAGGTCGTTTATTGAGGACTCTGTTAGTTTCATGTCTAATGGTGGACAACTTGATTTCTATGATGTTGTGAAAAAGTACTTGGATAGACTTTTGACTGAAGTACTTGATGATGCCCTACAAAAGCTTATTGGCAGTTCAATTAGTGGGGTTAATCAGGCGATGGTTGTTGCAGCTAATATGACTATTTTTGAACGAGCGTGCGATTTCTTTTTTCGTCATGCTGCAAAGCTTTCAGGGATCCCTTTAAGGATGGTTGAAAGGAGCAGACCAAAGTTTCCATTGACCAAAGCACGCGATGCAGCTGAAGAAATGCTAAGTAGTCTGCTTAAGAAAAAGGTTGATGGTTTTATGACGTTGATTGAGAACGTGAATTGGAATATTGATGACCCGCCTCAAACAGAAAATGAATATGTGAATGAAGTGATAATCTTTTTGGAAACTCTTTTATCTACAGCACAACAAATCTTGCCCGGTCAGGTTCTTAAACGAGTGTTGCAAGATGTTCTCACTCATATCTCTGAAACGATTGTTAACTTTTTAGCTGGGGATTCTGTTAAAAGGTTCAGTTTGAATGCTGTAATGGGAATTGATGTAGATATTAAGTTATTGGAATCATTTGCTGAAAACCAAGCTTCTCTTGTGTCTGAAGAAGAGGTTGTTCATTTAAAGAAAGCACTTGTTGAAGCAAGGCAATTAGTTAATTTGCTTCTTAGTAATAACCCAGAAAACTTTTTGAACCCGGTTATTAGGGAGCGAAGCTACAATGCTTTGGATTATAGAAAAGTAGGGATCATTTCAGAGAAACTGAAGGATCCTTCTGAGCGATTATTTGGAACTTTTGGATCGAGAGGTGCTAAGCAAAATCCAAAGAAAAAATCCCTAGACTCTTTAATTAAGAGGCTCAAGGATGTCAACTAA